One window of Sulfurospirillum sp. 1612 genomic DNA carries:
- a CDS encoding mercuric transporter MerT family protein: MNHAIDCKNLACPMPVIQVKEAYEKLADDDLLDVELNSYSSIENVKRFAKKQGIFCHVTSKTKEMTVLRLVKGYKGALDETKKDRSFYALFIGSLISALLASTCCLAPLLFLIFGVSMGSLSFLQIFAPYHLYFSLFSVLIIIYLWYDYLKRTKERRICATMLCKHYKLYLGIGTFFVAILITYPYWVNYILE, from the coding sequence ATGAACCACGCTATAGATTGTAAGAATTTAGCCTGCCCGATGCCGGTCATCCAAGTCAAAGAAGCCTATGAAAAGCTCGCCGATGATGACCTGCTCGATGTGGAACTAAACTCTTACTCTTCTATAGAAAATGTCAAAAGATTTGCAAAAAAACAAGGTATCTTTTGTCACGTTACATCAAAAACCAAAGAGATGACGGTATTGAGATTAGTCAAAGGCTACAAAGGAGCGCTCGATGAAACCAAAAAAGACCGCTCTTTTTATGCCCTTTTTATCGGCTCACTGATCTCAGCGCTCTTAGCAAGCACGTGTTGTCTCGCACCACTTTTGTTTTTGATTTTTGGCGTGAGTATGGGGTCCTTGTCTTTTTTACAAATTTTTGCACCCTATCATCTGTACTTTTCGCTCTTTTCTGTTCTCATCATCATCTATCTTTGGTATGATTATTTAAAAAGAACAAAAGAGAGACGGATCTGTGCCACAATGCTGTGCAAGCATTACAAACTTTATCTTGGTATCGGTACGTTTTTTGTGGCAATCCTCATCACCTATCCCTATTGGGTCAATTATATATTGGAGTAA
- a CDS encoding cysteine peptidase family C39 domain-containing protein, which yields MHSALVALEIVGQLNKTAIDSNSIIKNHGLGESEPSIEKLVNIAKEQSFRARLKSLTPSEIASYPLPCIAQTKEGSYVVVLKIDKEKETMLLFGAGKTEPYVMSYADFSQNMNKRVIILKHRVLNDQIKFGFMWFYVVL from the coding sequence ATGCACAGCGCATTAGTCGCATTGGAAATAGTCGGGCAATTAAATAAAACTGCGATTGATTCAAATTCGATCATTAAAAATCATGGCTTAGGGGAGAGCGAACCTAGTATTGAAAAGTTAGTTAACATAGCAAAAGAGCAAAGTTTTAGAGCAAGATTAAAATCTCTCACTCCATCGGAGATCGCTTCTTATCCTTTACCTTGTATTGCCCAAACCAAAGAGGGTTCGTATGTGGTGGTCTTGAAAATAGATAAAGAAAAAGAGACGATGCTGTTGTTTGGGGCGGGTAAAACAGAACCCTATGTGATGAGCTACGCGGATTTTTCCCAAAACATGAACAAAAGAGTCATCATACTCAAACATCGCGTACTTAATGATCAAATCAAGTTTGGATTTATGTGGTTTTATGTGGTTTTATAA
- a CDS encoding heavy-metal-associated domain-containing protein gives MKSILILLTLVSLSFAASKVAIIDISGMTCPLCTSAIKKSLKHTKGIQKAKVLLNTRQATVIFDDTIASEKELLGAIKKAGYDGKIKSIKER, from the coding sequence ATGAAATCAATCCTCATCCTCCTTACCCTCGTCTCACTCTCATTTGCTGCTAGCAAAGTCGCCATCATCGATATTTCAGGCATGACCTGTCCGCTTTGCACGAGTGCCATCAAAAAGAGTCTCAAACACACCAAAGGCATACAAAAAGCCAAAGTCTTGCTCAACACACGACAAGCAACTGTCATCTTTGATGATACCATTGCCTCAGAAAAAGAGCTCTTAGGAGCTATCAAAAAAGCTGGATATGATGGAAAAATAAAATCTATAAAAGAGAGGTAA
- a CDS encoding transglutaminase-like domain-containing protein, protein MKRREFLKTSALTLGAVSILPNQLLANENSRRFKVIYDFDIKYDEKNFAAKLWNPIPYDSDYQKVKFLKFSGDYNDYNINEENPYDAKVLYASWDKGETKKTLHIEMEIETTYRKVGLKFIKKASSENLPIPDGVKMYLEPTEHIPTTGKLKELADKLTKNKTDRFDKVKAIYDWVTYTTFRDPKVLGCGVGDAGKMVKSGYFGGKCTDISSLFVALLRASGIPAREVFGIRLGKSEYSKALGKSDDKGFATISSWQHCRAEYYIPGAGWIPSDPADITKLELVEKLKYDDKKVKELTSRYLHSWEMNWVGFNHARDFILSPKPTQFPLNMLGYPYAEADGDTLNYYSPKTFAYKITSQEIK, encoded by the coding sequence ATGAAAAGAAGAGAATTTCTAAAGACATCGGCATTAACATTGGGTGCAGTTTCCATACTGCCAAATCAACTTCTAGCCAATGAAAACAGCAGAAGATTTAAAGTCATCTATGATTTTGACATCAAATATGATGAAAAAAATTTCGCGGCAAAACTCTGGAATCCGATTCCTTATGACAGCGACTACCAAAAGGTGAAATTTCTAAAATTCAGCGGCGATTACAACGACTATAACATCAATGAAGAAAATCCATACGATGCAAAAGTACTCTATGCAAGCTGGGACAAAGGCGAAACCAAAAAAACCCTACACATAGAGATGGAAATCGAAACGACGTACCGAAAAGTCGGTTTGAAATTTATCAAAAAAGCAAGTAGCGAAAATCTTCCCATTCCTGATGGCGTCAAAATGTACCTAGAGCCAACCGAACACATCCCAACAACCGGTAAACTCAAAGAATTAGCAGATAAACTAACAAAAAACAAAACCGACCGATTTGATAAAGTCAAAGCGATTTATGACTGGGTGACTTATACCACTTTTAGAGACCCAAAAGTTCTCGGTTGTGGTGTCGGCGATGCTGGCAAGATGGTAAAAAGTGGCTATTTTGGCGGTAAATGTACCGATATCAGCTCCCTTTTTGTCGCCCTACTTCGTGCTTCTGGCATCCCGGCACGTGAGGTTTTCGGCATCCGTCTTGGCAAATCAGAATATTCAAAAGCACTCGGAAAATCTGATGATAAAGGCTTTGCCACTATCTCATCATGGCAACATTGTCGTGCCGAATACTACATCCCAGGGGCGGGATGGATACCAAGTGATCCTGCAGACATCACCAAGCTTGAACTTGTCGAAAAACTAAAATACGATGACAAAAAAGTCAAAGAACTCACCTCAAGATACCTTCACTCTTGGGAGATGAACTGGGTCGGATTCAATCATGCGAGAGATTTCATACTCAGTCCAAAACCAACACAGTTCCCACTCAATATGCTGGGATATCCTTATGCAGAAGCCGATGGTGACACACTCAACTACTACTCACCAAAAACATTTGCATATAAGATAACATCGCAAGAAATCAAATGA
- a CDS encoding MBL fold metallo-hydrolase encodes MKKITFILVLPIFLFANFFAFKPITIDKDISCVIGDYNPPLQSNKGFVSNVCYVNMGNFLVLLDAGATYNFAKELNQYIEKSTNKKIKYVVITSYHDDRLLGASYFKEKGVKIIAASNVPALIKTHKSVYDRILKHFPKDLIENTKVVNPDILVDKEYTIKGDKKSLFVYKPSKATQSPADMIVYSPKDSFIFAGNTVFNGRFVNYASDSSMEGWIKALNFIKDKKAKFVLGGHGREYDAHSYKMTLDYLLMLRQQVKAAYEKDIDPADLDKNIHTDAFKKIPHYHELYMRNARNYFDQLEWQ; translated from the coding sequence ATGAAAAAAATCACCTTTATCTTGGTATTACCAATTTTTTTATTTGCAAATTTTTTTGCTTTCAAACCAATCACAATAGACAAAGACATCAGTTGTGTCATTGGAGATTATAACCCGCCTCTACAATCAAACAAGGGCTTTGTCTCTAATGTCTGCTATGTCAACATGGGAAATTTTTTGGTGCTTCTAGATGCTGGAGCCACTTATAATTTCGCAAAAGAGCTCAATCAATACATCGAAAAATCTACAAATAAGAAAATCAAATACGTCGTCATTACAAGCTATCATGATGATAGATTATTGGGGGCTTCTTACTTCAAAGAAAAGGGCGTGAAAATCATCGCGGCGAGCAATGTACCGGCTCTTATCAAAACGCACAAAAGTGTTTATGATAGAATTTTGAAACACTTTCCAAAAGATTTGATAGAAAATACAAAAGTTGTGAATCCTGACATTCTTGTAGATAAAGAATACACCATCAAAGGCGACAAAAAATCGCTATTTGTTTACAAACCATCTAAGGCGACACAATCTCCTGCTGATATGATTGTATATAGTCCAAAAGATAGTTTTATCTTTGCAGGAAATACCGTATTCAACGGGAGATTTGTCAACTATGCTAGTGATAGCTCGATGGAGGGATGGATTAAGGCTCTTAATTTCATTAAAGACAAAAAAGCGAAATTTGTCCTTGGGGGACATGGGCGTGAATACGATGCGCACTCTTATAAAATGACACTTGATTATTTGCTGATGTTACGTCAACAGGTCAAAGCAGCCTATGAAAAAGATATCGATCCTGCGGATCTTGACAAAAACATCCACACAGATGCATTTAAAAAGATACCTCATTACCACGAATTATATATGAGAAATGCACGAAATTATTTTGATCAATTAGAATGGCAATAA
- a CDS encoding DsrE family protein — MIKKLLLIVLIATFAFAKIDFAENAPSFDNPRHWLIRVNNSNTEKVNHILNAVNNVLKGYPEEALHIEIIFYANGIRAVRKDYDKEILKRIKSLMVYDTIRFVVCKNTMDTMGWHKDEFISGVDYVQIGIAEAIERVADGWIDVSPY; from the coding sequence ATGATAAAAAAATTGCTACTTATTGTACTTATCGCGACGTTTGCATTTGCAAAAATTGATTTTGCAGAAAATGCACCATCTTTCGACAATCCAAGGCATTGGCTTATTCGGGTCAACAACAGCAACACCGAAAAAGTCAACCACATACTCAATGCTGTCAACAATGTCCTCAAAGGATATCCAGAAGAAGCATTGCATATCGAAATCATCTTCTATGCCAATGGCATTAGAGCCGTGCGAAAAGATTACGATAAAGAGATATTAAAACGCATCAAATCTTTGATGGTATACGATACGATTCGGTTTGTCGTATGTAAAAATACAATGGACACGATGGGATGGCATAAAGATGAGTTTATCAGCGGTGTAGATTATGTACAAATCGGTATTGCCGAAGCAATTGAGCGTGTCGCCGATGGTTGGATTGATGTATCACCATATTAG
- the soxB gene encoding thiosulfohydrolase SoxB: protein MSSLNRREFLYMMSLLGSSQLFAKSHEKIRDYNSLEDYYKIKNFGNARFMHMTDCHAQLLPVHFREPSVNLGFDSNFGKPPHIVGSHFLKHYGIKPDTRAAFAMTCVNYVDNAKRFHRIGGFAHIKTLTDHLKNSFGADKTLFLDGGDTWQGSATSLYTRGKDMVEAINLLGVDVCTGHWEFTYKEKEILENIKALKADFVAQNVFVKEESLMNGVEAYDEDSGRAFQPYVMKQMGDNRIAVIGQAFPYTTIANPQRFIPDWSFGIKPDEMQQLVDSVRTKEKPDAVIVISHNGFDVDKKMAEVVSGIDFILGGHTHDAVPEAVPVKNRSGVTHVINSGSNGKFIGVLDIDIKSKKVHDFRFTLLPVFSDLIPEDPKMKKYIEDVRAPFLDKLTKPLATTDELLYRRGNFNGTFDQIICDALREVKGADISMSPGFRWGTSVLPGEAITFDDLMNHTSMTYPETYVREVKGKDLHAILEDVADNLFNKDPFLQQGGDMVRTGGLSYTIDPIKTIGHRITNLQLSSGHKIEADKSYKLAGWSTVGSASTGEPVWETVTKYLEDHKHIKNLKLETPDIIGVKNNPGIELALYGK from the coding sequence ATGAGTTCATTAAATAGAAGAGAATTTTTATACATGATGTCACTTTTGGGTTCTTCCCAATTGTTTGCTAAATCACATGAAAAAATTCGAGATTACAATAGTCTTGAAGACTACTATAAGATCAAAAATTTTGGAAATGCTAGATTTATGCATATGACAGATTGTCATGCTCAACTATTGCCGGTACACTTTAGAGAACCAAGTGTTAATCTTGGATTTGACTCAAATTTCGGAAAGCCTCCTCACATCGTGGGGAGCCATTTCTTGAAACATTATGGTATCAAACCCGACACTAGAGCCGCATTTGCGATGACCTGTGTCAATTACGTAGACAATGCAAAAAGATTCCACAGAATTGGTGGCTTTGCGCATATCAAAACATTGACCGATCATCTCAAAAATAGTTTTGGTGCAGATAAAACACTATTCTTAGATGGTGGTGATACATGGCAAGGAAGTGCAACATCTCTTTATACTCGTGGTAAAGATATGGTTGAGGCTATCAACCTTCTTGGTGTTGATGTTTGTACAGGACACTGGGAATTTACTTATAAAGAAAAAGAGATTTTAGAAAATATCAAAGCACTCAAAGCAGACTTCGTTGCACAAAATGTCTTCGTCAAAGAAGAATCATTGATGAACGGTGTCGAAGCGTATGATGAAGACAGCGGTAGAGCTTTTCAACCGTATGTCATGAAACAAATGGGAGACAATAGAATTGCCGTTATCGGACAAGCATTCCCATATACAACGATTGCAAATCCACAAAGATTTATACCAGATTGGTCATTTGGTATCAAACCGGATGAAATGCAACAACTTGTCGATAGTGTTCGCACTAAAGAAAAACCGGATGCGGTTATCGTCATTTCTCATAACGGATTTGATGTCGATAAGAAAATGGCAGAAGTCGTTAGTGGTATCGACTTTATTTTAGGTGGTCATACTCATGATGCCGTGCCTGAAGCGGTACCGGTTAAAAATAGATCAGGCGTCACACACGTCATTAATTCTGGTTCTAACGGTAAGTTTATCGGTGTACTTGATATCGATATCAAGAGCAAAAAAGTACATGACTTTAGATTTACACTATTGCCAGTGTTCTCTGACTTGATTCCTGAAGACCCTAAGATGAAAAAATACATCGAAGATGTCAGAGCACCATTTTTGGATAAACTCACAAAACCACTAGCAACAACCGATGAGCTTCTTTATAGAAGAGGAAACTTTAACGGAACATTTGATCAAATCATTTGTGACGCTCTTCGGGAAGTTAAAGGTGCAGATATCTCTATGTCTCCGGGCTTTAGATGGGGAACTTCCGTCTTACCAGGTGAAGCCATTACCTTTGATGATTTGATGAATCACACCTCTATGACCTATCCTGAAACATATGTCAGAGAAGTAAAAGGGAAAGATTTGCATGCCATCTTAGAAGATGTAGCAGATAACCTCTTTAATAAAGATCCATTCTTACAACAAGGTGGGGATATGGTACGAACCGGTGGTCTTTCTTATACGATTGATCCTATCAAAACCATTGGACATAGAATTACCAATCTTCAACTAAGCTCAGGACATAAAATCGAAGCGGACAAAAGTTATAAACTTGCCGGTTGGTCTACTGTTGGAAGCGCTTCAACAGGTGAGCCAGTTTGGGAGACTGTGACAAAATATCTCGAAGACCATAAGCATATCAAAAACTTGAAGTTAGAGACTCCCGATATCATCGGTGTCAAAAACAATCCAGGGATTGAATTGGCCTTGTACGGTAAATAG
- a CDS encoding tyrosine-type recombinase/integrase, which translates to MPKISTPLNIKQIQSAQPAEKAYTLSDGKGLQLLVKPDGTKSWEFYYQSPTKNKRRKTSFSTFPTVSLKDARDKRDEYKALIFKGIDPIDYFKTLKIESNYEENGKLEDVFYEWIKKQKESLATTTFERKVRLFQADVLPFFKDRHISSIEHPEIVKILEMKAIQAPVVAHRLYTYLDKMWRYATMKGYCKFNIVGNIDRDVVLPKVKKTHYAKITDFNVLGELIDALYNYNGFYSTKNALKFVLHVPLRASNLVSLKWEYIDFEKSSLTIPRELMKVSDHNLPDFTLPLSQEATNILREQELFCEDKQYIFVSDHNTSLHINPETPNRALQRMGFNDAKRDRKQRLHSFRGTFRSLANTFQREHGCSLEVKERALDHVTANATEKAYTDKSNYFEELKILMNWWSNYIVNIKNITTPK; encoded by the coding sequence ATGCCAAAGATTTCAACTCCTTTAAATATTAAGCAAATACAAAGTGCACAACCAGCAGAAAAAGCTTACACATTATCAGATGGAAAAGGTTTACAGTTGTTAGTTAAACCAGATGGGACTAAAAGCTGGGAATTCTATTATCAAAGTCCAACAAAAAATAAAAGACGAAAAACATCTTTTAGCACGTTCCCAACTGTATCACTAAAAGATGCCAGGGATAAGAGGGATGAGTATAAAGCGTTAATATTTAAAGGAATTGATCCTATAGATTACTTTAAAACATTGAAAATTGAATCCAATTATGAAGAAAATGGCAAGCTAGAAGATGTATTTTACGAATGGATTAAAAAGCAAAAAGAAAGTTTAGCAACCACTACATTTGAGAGAAAAGTTAGATTATTTCAAGCTGATGTGCTTCCCTTCTTCAAAGACAGGCATATATCATCAATTGAACATCCAGAGATTGTAAAAATATTAGAGATGAAAGCTATCCAAGCGCCAGTTGTTGCGCATAGACTCTATACTTATTTAGATAAAATGTGGCGTTATGCTACTATGAAAGGATACTGCAAATTCAATATCGTAGGGAACATAGATAGAGATGTAGTTCTACCCAAAGTTAAAAAGACTCATTATGCAAAAATTACTGATTTTAATGTTCTTGGAGAACTTATCGATGCTCTATATAATTACAATGGGTTTTATAGTACTAAAAATGCATTAAAATTCGTGTTACATGTTCCTCTAAGAGCCTCAAACTTAGTAAGTCTAAAGTGGGAGTACATAGATTTTGAAAAAAGCTCTCTTACAATTCCAAGAGAGTTAATGAAAGTTAGTGATCATAATCTACCAGATTTCACTCTTCCCTTAAGCCAAGAGGCAACAAATATTCTTAGAGAGCAAGAGCTTTTTTGCGAAGATAAACAGTATATTTTTGTAAGTGACCATAATACAAGTTTGCATATAAATCCAGAAACACCTAATCGAGCTTTACAAAGGATGGGATTCAACGACGCCAAAAGAGACAGAAAGCAAAGACTTCATAGCTTTAGAGGAACCTTTAGAAGTTTGGCAAATACTTTCCAGAGAGAACATGGATGTTCCCTTGAAGTAAAAGAAAGAGCACTAGATCATGTAACTGCAAATGCCACAGAAAAGGCCTATACAGATAAATCTAACTACTTTGAAGAATTAAAAATTTTAATGAATTGGTGGAGTAATTATATAGTCAATATCAAAAATATAACTACTCCAAAATAA
- a CDS encoding thioredoxin fold domain-containing protein has protein sequence MRNIFVLVFAVLLASHLNADYKTGKAIFAKKCASCHGGYISAKILKKNFYKDHNSMLHLTAPTVNMIAYAMKDSPTHIGDSSDPAMQKMEMESYLQDYLYHPNINNSICEPDFIKYYDKKESMKGEVSEKEIANIVDYIYDYRKMRLLAHPKPRKNFSGTLDLPTLIDEAKRQNKILLVEAMSQTCHFCKRMEKDVFSKQRVKEAIKKDFIFEQVDIEHIKLPPLLLKHYQKITPSFFMISPDGKLLNAYPGAWKTNDFLEILKENKALK, from the coding sequence ATGAGAAATATATTTGTATTGGTCTTTGCGGTTTTATTGGCAAGCCATTTGAATGCAGATTATAAAACAGGAAAGGCCATATTTGCCAAAAAATGTGCATCATGCCATGGAGGTTATATCTCAGCAAAAATTTTAAAGAAAAACTTCTATAAAGATCACAACTCGATGCTTCACCTCACCGCTCCCACCGTCAATATGATTGCGTATGCGATGAAAGACAGTCCCACACATATCGGGGATAGCAGTGATCCGGCTATGCAAAAGATGGAAATGGAGTCTTACTTGCAAGATTATCTCTATCATCCCAATATCAACAACAGTATTTGTGAGCCCGATTTTATCAAATATTATGACAAAAAAGAGAGTATGAAGGGAGAAGTCAGTGAGAAAGAAATCGCTAATATTGTTGACTATATTTATGATTATCGCAAGATGCGACTCTTAGCACATCCAAAGCCTAGAAAAAACTTCTCAGGTACACTCGATTTGCCCACACTAATCGATGAAGCAAAGCGTCAAAACAAGATTCTTCTCGTCGAAGCGATGTCCCAAACGTGTCATTTTTGTAAACGAATGGAAAAAGATGTCTTTTCAAAGCAGCGTGTCAAAGAGGCAATCAAAAAGGATTTTATATTTGAACAAGTCGATATAGAACACATAAAATTGCCACCGCTTTTGCTAAAACATTACCAAAAAATTACACCAAGTTTCTTCATGATTTCACCTGATGGCAAGCTTCTCAACGCATACCCCGGAGCCTGGAAAACCAACGATTTTCTCGAGATACTAAAGGAAAATAAAGCACTTAAATAA
- a CDS encoding peptidase domain-containing ABC transporter — MIKSSLDLCGFMWFYNQLMHYKQIVGEILLASFVMQLFGLVTPLFTQVVLDKVLVHHSLSTLNVIAMAFGAVIIFELLLNLVRNYIFIHTTSKIDAKLGAKLFRHLISLPLVYFEHRKVGNIIARVRELDQIREFIANKSVTLILDILFSGVFVVMMLLYSVKLTFIALSFIGVIALLYFFITPQLRKRLEEKFQMGAQSNSYLVEAVTGMQTVKSLAIEGGMQKNWENYLGNYVNSGFNLTNLSNILSGIGKALQKLMTLSILYVGVGLVIDGKLSVGQLIAFQMFAGQFSGPIMRLVGLWNEFQQALLSVDRLGDILNTPVEQTNQKAITLSKIEGAVKFDKISFRYSNEGAQILKTLSLEVSPGKSIGVVGRSGSGKSTLTKLLQRLYLTNEGAIYLDGVDIRHMNPSWLRQNIGVVLQENYLFSGTIKENIAYTMPGASMEHIIKITKIAGAHEFISEFPQGYDTLVGERGSSLSGGQKQRIAIARALLSNPKILIFDEATSALDYESEKIIQDNLKNIKAGRTTFIVAHRLSTVRTCDEIVVMDKGEIVEMGSHDELMKKNGYYNFLVSQQER; from the coding sequence ATGATCAAATCAAGTTTGGATTTATGTGGTTTTATGTGGTTTTATAATCAACTGATGCATTACAAACAGATCGTAGGAGAAATTCTACTGGCATCCTTTGTCATGCAGCTTTTTGGTTTGGTGACGCCTTTGTTTACACAGGTGGTTTTAGACAAAGTCTTGGTGCATCACTCACTGAGCACCTTGAATGTCATCGCGATGGCATTTGGAGCTGTTATCATCTTTGAATTATTACTGAATCTCGTCCGAAATTATATCTTTATACACACTACTTCGAAGATAGATGCTAAATTGGGGGCAAAACTGTTTCGTCATCTCATTTCTCTGCCTTTGGTTTACTTTGAACACAGAAAAGTGGGAAATATCATCGCTCGAGTGAGAGAGCTCGATCAAATCCGAGAGTTTATTGCCAATAAGTCTGTCACATTGATCTTGGATATTCTTTTTTCCGGTGTATTTGTAGTCATGATGCTGCTTTATAGCGTGAAATTGACTTTTATAGCGCTGAGCTTCATAGGGGTAATCGCACTATTATACTTTTTTATTACACCGCAATTAAGAAAAAGATTGGAAGAAAAATTCCAAATGGGCGCACAATCCAACTCCTATCTTGTCGAAGCAGTGACCGGTATGCAAACCGTCAAATCTCTGGCAATAGAGGGTGGTATGCAAAAAAATTGGGAAAATTATCTGGGCAATTATGTCAATTCCGGTTTTAATCTCACCAATCTTTCCAATATACTCTCAGGTATCGGCAAAGCGTTGCAAAAGCTCATGACATTGAGTATCCTTTATGTGGGAGTAGGGTTAGTCATAGATGGGAAGTTGAGTGTCGGTCAGCTCATAGCATTTCAAATGTTCGCAGGGCAATTCAGTGGACCGATCATGAGACTCGTTGGGCTTTGGAATGAGTTTCAACAAGCACTGTTATCAGTCGATCGACTTGGTGACATCTTAAATACACCGGTAGAACAGACCAATCAAAAAGCAATCACACTCTCGAAGATCGAAGGTGCAGTAAAGTTCGATAAGATCTCGTTTCGATACTCAAATGAGGGTGCTCAAATACTCAAAACTTTGTCTTTAGAAGTGAGCCCGGGTAAAAGTATTGGTGTAGTAGGGCGAAGCGGAAGCGGGAAAAGCACCTTGACAAAGTTATTGCAAAGACTTTATCTTACAAATGAGGGCGCCATCTATCTAGATGGAGTGGATATAAGACATATGAACCCTTCCTGGCTCAGGCAGAACATTGGAGTGGTTTTGCAGGAAAATTATCTCTTCAGTGGTACCATAAAAGAAAATATAGCTTATACGATGCCAGGAGCTTCGATGGAGCATATCATCAAGATCACCAAGATTGCCGGGGCTCATGAGTTTATCAGTGAATTCCCTCAAGGATACGATACACTTGTAGGAGAGAGGGGTTCGTCTCTATCCGGTGGTCAAAAACAGAGGATTGCCATCGCTCGGGCATTACTTAGCAATCCAAAGATCTTGATATTTGATGAAGCGACATCTGCATTGGATTATGAATCTGAAAAGATCATACAAGATAATCTAAAAAATATCAAAGCAGGACGCACGACATTTATCGTTGCACATCGTCTTAGTACGGTTCGTACATGTGATGAAATTGTCGTGATGGATAAAGGAGAAATCGTGGAGATGGGGAGCCATGATGAATTAATGAAAAAGAATGGCTATTATAACTTCCTAGTTAGCCAACAGGAGCGATGA
- a CDS encoding HlyD family type I secretion periplasmic adaptor subunit, with amino-acid sequence MFKMFKKRKQNDIHEFQPLLVEIEDRPLNPLGRSILWIILAVMLFGSLWLFFAKIDVVVSARGKVIPQGEIKILQPIEKGIITKIFVKECEKVHKGQVLMQIDPSVTKTSLESKEKDMSVTNMEIARLEALVKNKKFRYIRGTDKTIYAEQYDQYEQQKNTFSQNMLKINMKEEQAVSQLNSAKSDAKRVQDLLDVSKARLEKMKKVLDIIAQNDYEEVLKNIHNFENQHMMAQSKIVELQKHILETKQEAKVYKYQMYSQWFKDLTQKQKERRDLVSQINAISFQNKKQQIISPTDGHVGKLLINTESGVVTPAEKLISIIPENVPLIVKATVLNQDIGFIKQGMKCTIKVDTFSFQKYGSFDGNVTAIAHDAIDDKKLGPVYEVKIMPKQKALLVEGEYKPLEPGMSVTTEIKIGRRRVIEFFIYPLIKYMDEGLSVR; translated from the coding sequence ATGTTTAAAATGTTCAAAAAAAGAAAACAAAATGATATACATGAGTTTCAGCCGCTCTTAGTTGAAATCGAAGACAGACCTCTTAACCCACTAGGCAGGAGCATCCTTTGGATCATATTGGCCGTGATGTTATTTGGTAGTCTGTGGCTTTTCTTTGCTAAAATCGATGTGGTTGTTAGTGCAAGAGGAAAAGTGATTCCTCAAGGAGAGATAAAAATCCTCCAACCCATAGAAAAGGGGATTATTACCAAGATTTTTGTTAAAGAATGTGAAAAAGTGCACAAAGGACAAGTGCTGATGCAGATTGATCCTAGTGTCACAAAAACCAGTCTTGAGTCAAAAGAAAAAGATATGAGCGTTACCAATATGGAGATTGCAAGATTAGAAGCATTGGTGAAGAATAAAAAGTTTCGTTATATCAGAGGTACAGATAAAACCATTTATGCCGAACAATATGATCAATATGAGCAGCAAAAAAACACATTTTCACAAAACATGCTGAAGATCAATATGAAAGAAGAACAAGCCGTTTCACAGCTAAATAGTGCAAAATCTGATGCAAAAAGAGTTCAAGATCTTTTAGACGTTAGTAAAGCGAGGCTGGAAAAGATGAAAAAAGTGCTTGATATTATTGCGCAAAACGATTACGAAGAAGTCTTGAAAAATATCCATAACTTTGAAAATCAGCATATGATGGCACAAAGTAAGATAGTTGAGCTTCAAAAGCATATTTTAGAGACCAAACAAGAAGCCAAAGTTTACAAATACCAAATGTATTCGCAATGGTTTAAAGATTTAACCCAAAAACAAAAGGAGAGGCGAGATCTCGTATCTCAAATCAATGCGATATCTTTTCAAAATAAAAAACAACAAATTATATCACCGACAGACGGACATGTTGGAAAACTACTCATAAATACCGAAAGCGGCGTCGTGACACCCGCTGAAAAACTTATCTCTATAATCCCGGAAAATGTCCCACTCATAGTCAAAGCCACCGTGTTGAACCAAGATATTGGTTTTATCAAACAAGGAATGAAATGTACCATAAAAGTTGACACGTTTAGTTTCCAAAAATATGGCTCATTTGATGGCAATGTGACAGCTATCGCTCATGATGCGATTGATGACAAGAAGTTAGGTCCTGTTTATGAAGTCAAGATCATGCCCAAACAAAAAGCATTGCTTGTAGAAGGAGAATACAAACCGTTAGAACCTGGTATGAGTGTTACTACAGAGATTAAAATAGGAAGAAGGAGAGTCATAGAGTTCTTTATCTATCCGCTAATAAAATATATGGACGAAGGATTGAGTGTGAGGTAA